A DNA window from Brassica napus cultivar Da-Ae chromosome A4, Da-Ae, whole genome shotgun sequence contains the following coding sequences:
- the LOC106348395 gene encoding phospholipase A1-Igamma2, chloroplastic, whose product MATIPSHNLLTKNYHSSPSFKTTSSSEPSFIHLPEKRSRVAAKASLSRTNEASLSAVISRLERERQGLTDGGGEQWRTAEDFRRRDKKTEEERTLRDTWRKIQGEDDWAGLTDPMDPVLRSELIRYGEMAQACYDAFDFDPSSRYCGSSRFSRHEFFDSLGMKGSGYEVARYLYATSNINLPNFFSKSRWSKVWSKNANWMGYVAVSDDEAATRHRLGRRDIAIAWRGTVTRLEWIADLKDYLKPVYRNNLRCPDPAVKVESGFLDLYTDKDTSCKFSRFSAREQVLAEVKRLVERYGDDEDEELSITVTGHSLGGALAILSAYDVAEMGLNRSRSGKVIPVTVLTYGGPRVGNVRFKERLKELGVKVMRVVNVHDVVPKSPGLFLNERAPHAVMKIAEGLPWCYCHVGEELALDHQNSPFLKSSVDPSNAHNLEALLHLLDGYHGKGERFVLSSGRDPALVNKASDFLKEHFMVPPFWRQDANKGMVRNSEGRWIQAERLRSEDHHSPDIHHHLSQLRLLPS is encoded by the exons ATGGCGACCATCCCTTCTCACAACCTTCTCACGAAGAACTATCACTCTTCTCCGTCGTTCAAAACCACCAGCTCCTCTGAACCTTCGTTCATTCATCTCCCGGAGAAAAGATCCCGAGTAGCTGCAAAAGCTTCTCTCTCCAGAACCAACGAGGCTTCTTTATCCGCCGTCATCTCCAGGCTCGAGCGCGAAAGGCAAGGATTAACCGACGGTGGTGGAGAACAGTGGCGTACGGCGGAGGATTTTCGCCGGCGCGATAAGAAAACCGAGGAAGAGAGGACGCTTAGAGACACGTGGCGCAAGATCCAAGGAGAAGATGATTGGGCCGGGCTAACTGATCCAATGGACCCGGTTCTAAGATCGGAGCTGATCCGTTACGGCGAAATGGCTCAGGCCTGTTACGACGCCTTCGACTTCGATCCGTCCTCGAGGTACTGCGGCAGCTCCAGATTCTCCCGCCACGAGTTTTTCGATTCCCTTGGGATGAAGGGATCAGGGTACGAGGTGGCGCGTTACCTCTACGCGACGTCGAACATCAACCTCCCCAACTTCTTCTCGAAATCGAGGTGGTCTAAGGTGTGGAGCAAAAACGCTAACTGGATGGGATACGTCGCCGTTTCCGACGACGAAGCCGCCACGCGTCACCGTCTCGGACGACGCGATATCGCGATCGCGTGGAGAGGAACCGTTACGCGATTGGAATGGATCGCGGATCTCAAGGACTATTTAAAACCGGTATACCGTAACAACCTCCGGTGCCCCGACCCGGCCGTTAAGGTCGAATCCGGGTTTCTGGATCTTTACACGGATAAAGACACGTCATGCAAGTTCTCGAGATTCTCGGCGCGTGAGCAGGTCTTAGCGGAGGTGAAGCGTCTGGTGGAGAGATACGGCGACGATGAAGACGAGGAGCTGAGCATCACCGTGACGGGACACAGCCTCGGCGGCGCGTTGGCGATACTGAGCGCTTACGACGTGGCGGAGATGGGGTTGAATCGGAGTCGGAGCGGGAAGGTGATTCCGGTGACGGTTTTGACTTACGGTGGGCCGCGCGTGGGCAACGTGAGGTTCAAGGAGAGGTTGAAGGAGCTGGGAGTGAAGGTGATGAGAGTTGTGAACGTGCATGACGTCGTTCCGAAATCGCCGGGACTGTTTCTGAACGAGCGTGCTCCGCACGCGGTGATGAAAATAGCCGAGGGGTTGCCGTGGTGTTACTGCCACGTGGGGGAGGAGCTGGCGCTGGATCACCAGAACTCGCCGTTCCTTAAGTCCTCCGTTGATCCTTCTAATGCTCATAACCTCGAGGCTTTACTCCATCTCCTTGACGg GTATCATGGAAAAGGGGAGAGATTTGTGCTGTCGAGTGGGAGAGATCCAGCGTTAGTGAACAAAGCATCGGATTTTCTGAAAGAACACTTCATGGTTCCACCGTTTTGGCGACAAGATGCTAACAAAGGAATGGTGAGGAACAGTGAAGGTCGTTGGATTCAAGCCGAGCGTCTCCGGTCTGAGGATCATCATTCTCCTGACATCCACCACCACCTCTCCCAGCTCCGTCTTCTCCCTTCGTAA
- the LOC125608066 gene encoding glycine-rich protein DOT1-like, giving the protein MGGKGGSGGGGKGGGGGGGKGGGGGGSGGGRSGIGGGHGGGGKSGGGGGGGYMVAPGSNGSSYISRDNFESDPKGYFDNLHGSGQGSK; this is encoded by the coding sequence ATGGGAGGGAAAGGCGGTAGCGGTGGAGGAGGGAAgggaggtggtggtggaggagggaAAGGCGGCGGTGGTGGTGGCAGTGGAGGAGGTAGGAGCGGCATTGGTGGTGGTCATGGAGGAGGAGGAaaaagtggtggtggtggaggaggtggCTACATGGTGGCACCAGGGAGCAACGGATCTTCCTACATCTCAAGAGATAACTTTGAGAGTGACCCTAAAGGTTACTTTGATAATTTGCATGGTAGTGGACAGGGCAGCAAGTAA
- the LOC106348392 gene encoding nucleolin 1, which yields MDTYSCKGSAPKEPFDSEPAAKEKFNYISSRVRISVEGFSHGRPTDEIKSELINHFKSCGDLISVEVPTDPILESRAFVNYHGHLAKERALQLNGSDIGNWKALVKFAPREEDLDYQVSLRYHRSLYSDLANDKRFWYGIAVLGYDTSLPEDQVKSILTEHFSSCGLITHVFVCTPDECTNIYFSKKEDEASAMDLNGSKVGGFKITTMLLATAISNPRLAPGDEPTVGYSIPAPFLEFAREINKKRDDYMTEWRVKARRERVIKARREQAFKAS from the exons ATGGACACGTACTCTTGCAAGGGATCCGCCCCCAAG gAACCGTTCGATAGTGAGCCTGCTGCTAAGGAAAAATTCAATTACATCAGTTCCAG GGTTAGGATATCTGTTGAAGGATTCAGCCATGGCCGACCTACGGATGAAATCAAGAGCGAACTGATTAATCACTTCAAATCATGTGGCGACCTCATTAGCGTTGAGGTTCCCACAGACCCTATTTTAGAAAG TCGTGCTTTTGTTAATTATCATGGACATCTCGCAAAAGAGAGAGCGTTGCAACTTAATGGAAGTGACATTGGAAATTGGAAGGCCCTTGTTAAGTTTGCACCCCGGGAAGAAGACCTGGATTACCAGGTGTCATTACGTTATCATAGATCTCTGTATTCTGACCTAGCCAATGACAAAAGATT TTGGTATGGCATTGCCGTTTTGGGGTATGACACTTCCCTTCCTGAAGATCAAGTCAAGAGCATTTTGACAGAACATTTCTCTTCTTGTGGATTGATAACACATGTTTTCGTTTGTACTCCCGACGAGTGTACTAATATCTATTTTTCCaaaaaagaagatgaagctAGTGCTATGGATCTTAATGGAAGTAAAGTGGGCGGATTCAAAATAACTACTATGCTCTTAGCCACCGCCATAAGTAACCCTCGCCTTGCCCCCGGTGATGAACCTACGGTTGGCTATTCTATCCCAG CTCCTTTTCTTGAGTTCGCCCGCGAGATCAATAAGAAGCGCGATGATTATATGACTGAGTGGAGGGTCAAGGCGAGGAGGGAGAGGGTCATCAAGGCGAGGAGGGAGCAGGCTTTCAAGGCCTCATAA
- the LOC106391356 gene encoding nucleolin 1-like: protein MDTYSSCKRSSPKAPFDSEAAAKDEAIDPWVRISVEGYRFNKDTENEMRIKLVNHFKSCGHVSRVDFPTELLLDSRAFVTIFGDGAKEKALQLNGSDMGGWNALVKFAPEEEDEEYQAESEYKQFVINELLNDKRFRFGICVVGYDPSLLEDEVEEALTAHFSSCGVIIHVDVDLLDKMTSIYFSEEEGEASAMNLDGSEVDGFKINTMLVPTTARSNPPRPPGETHCGYCAPAQMLEFADEIQEKMDFYMTEWRLNAMTKKLSALKKQRARALKKQKARALKKQKAWALMTQKARAKEGEGSQSF from the exons ATGGACACGTACTCTTCTTGCAAGCGATCCTCCCCCAAG GCACCTTTCGATAGTGAGGCTGCTGCTAAGGATGAAGCCATCGATCCGTG GGTTAGGATATCTGTTGAAGGATACAGATTTAATAAGGACACTGAGAATGAAATGAGGATTAAATTGGTTAATCACTTCAAATCATGTGGCCATGTTAGTAGAGTTGATTTCCCCACAGAGCTTCTTTTGGACAG TCGTGCTTTTGTTACTATTTTTGGAGATGGCGCAAAAGAGAAAGCGCTGCAACTTAATGGAAGTGACATGGGAGGTTGGAATGCCCTTGTTAAGTTTGCAcccgaggaagaagatgaggaatACCAGGCGGAATCAGAATATAAACAATTTGTTATAAATGAGCTACTAAATGACAAAAGATT TAGGTTTGGCATTTGCGTTGTGGGGTATGACCCCTCCCTTCTTGAAGATGAAGTCGAGGAGGCTTTGACTGCACATTTCTCTTCTTGTGGAGTTATAATACATGTTGACGTTGATCTCCTCGACAAGATGACTAGTATCTATTTTtccgaagaagaaggagaagctaGTGCCATGAATCTTGATGGAAGTGAAGTCGACGGATTCAAAATAAATACTATGCTCGTACCCACAACAGCCAGAAGTAACCCTCCCCGTCCCCCCGGTGAAACTCATTGTGGCTATTGTGCCCCAG CTCAAATGCTTGAGTTTGCCGACGAGATCCAGGAGAAGATGGATTTTTATATGACTGAGTGGAGGCTCAATGCGATGACAAAGAAGCTCAGTGCTCTTAAGAAGCAGAGGGCCAGGGCTCTTAAGAAGCAGAAGGCCAGGGCTCTTAAGAAGCAGAAGGCCTGGGCTCTTATGACGCAGAAGGCCAGGGCCAAGGAGGGAGAGGGGTCACAGTCCTTTTGA